TGAAACGGTTCGATATATTTTGAATTTCGCTGGATTGTTCATGGTAAACTCAAATAATGCATGACGCAACAAATAGCCCATGTGCTTTTTGTAGTTCTTGTTGATCGTGAAAGATATAGTCTTTTGCCCACTCGCTTTGCCAAAGAGTCCAGGTATAGCTTAGATCATTCCCAAACAGCCGGGTCATTGATGGAAAAACTTCACAGAATGAATCCTGACAGCATTTCAATCCATCTTACGCTACGTTGGCTGTCCAACAAGTCTTGCGCCACGGAATAATCCTCCACGCCGAGGAACTTATTCCCATTGAGGACGTACTTGCTGCCGGATTTATCAAGTAAACGTTTTAGCCACTCTTAAGCCGTTCAACGCAATTTGAACCTCAAACGGCGCCCATGTTTGTAAGCGGATGCTCATAAAGCCGTAATCTTCGTGATCGTAATAGAAACTTTTAATGAAGGATGAAGAACTCAAAGCAGAATACGAAAAATTGAAACCGCGCTATGATGTCATTTCGCAAATCATTGAAGCGCGAACCAGCCAAAATATTACCCAGGAAGAATTGGCGCTTCGGGTTGGGACACAAAAATCCAATATCAGCCGCCTGGAAAGCGGAATGTACAATCCATCACTGGACTTTTTGTCAAAGGTTGCCCGCTGCCTTGGGAAAGAGGTACAGGTTATATTGAAATAACTAAGAAAGTTGTAGTTACGAGCAACGGTATAAAGAGATTAAAAGTCTTCATTTCAGAATACTTGGAGATGCTTGATATGTATATTAAACCCGGTAAATACGTCCACTTCAAAGGCAGCGAATACGATGTTATCGGCACGGCGACCCACAGTGAAACGCTGGAGGAAGTAGTGATTTACCGGGCATTGTATGGCGATGGCGGGCTTTGGGCACGTCCGGCGGCGATGTGGAATGAAATTGTCGAACACAATGGGCGCCATGTCAAACGGTTCACACATATTGACGAGGTTGTACAGGAACCGCCAACGGGTATTCATAATCACAGTACGCCAACCGAAAAAGTGGAGCTGTTTGTATCGTTATTCGCGGGGTGCGATGACGTTTACGCCAAACGATGGGAAAACGCTAAAAAAGGCTCTGCTGGATATGTTCCCGTCTGCCAGAACGAATGGTTGCCACTTTGTCCAAAATCTGGCGGCGGTAAGATAAAATGCGGGGAATGTCCTAATCAGAATTTTGTGAAGTATGATGCGGGCGCAGTTGAAAAACATCTTAAAGGGCAGCTGACCGCCGGAGTGTATCCGATGTTTTCTGATGAAACCTGCAAATTTTTGGCGTTCGACTTCGATGGCAAAGATTATAGTCCTGAGGATTTGCGGCGCGACGTTACCGCTATTCGCGAGGCTTGCGCTGAAAAAGGCATAAGCATGGCGGTGGAACGTTCACGTTCCGGTAAGGGGTTTCACTTCTGGATGTTCTTTGCCGAAAACATTCCAACAGGCACAGCACGGAAGTTTGGCAGCAGTTTGATTACCCATGCTATGAGCAAACATCATGCGTTGTCATTCAAAACGTATGACCGGATGATTCCCAATCAAGACACATTGCCAAAGGGCGGATTCGGCAACTTAATCGCGCTTCCGCTTCAAAAGATACCTCGTGAACATGGGAACAGCGTATTTGTTGATGAAAATTTCAATGCCTATGCTGACCAATGGAACTATTTGTACAACGTCAAAAAATATACGCTGGAAGAAACAGAGTCGTTTATTAAGCAACTGTCGCCGTCAGGCGAGCTTGGTGATTTGCGCCGGGATTCCGAGGAAGAAAAACCGTTGGAAGGCAAGAAACCGGAACAAAAGCTGACCAGATTTGACTTTCCGGATACGGTAAAGATTGTCCTCGCGAATATGTTATATGTTGAGAAGTCAGGGATTTCAAGCCCCGCGCTTAACGCGCTGAAGCGCTTGGCGGCGTTTCGCAATCCTGAGTTTTACAAGGCGCAGGCTATGCGGCTTTCTACGTTCGATAAGCCAAGGATTATTTCCTGCTCTTACGAAACCGGGCAATATTTATGCTTGCCGCGTGGTTTGGAAGACGATGTCTGTGAACTTTTGGAAGATAACGGTGTCAGGATACAATTCAATGACGAAACCAATAAAGGGCGCAAGCTGGATGTTAGGTTTAAAGGTGATCTGCGCGGCGAACAGCAGCAGGCTGCGGACGCGCTTTTGGCGCATAACAACGGCATTTTATCCGCTGCCACGGCGTTTGGGAAAACCGTTATCGGAGCGCGTTTAATAGCGGATTGCAAAGTAAATACGCTAATTTTGGTACATCGTACAAATTTATTGTCCCAGTGGATAGAGCGAATGAATGAGTTTTTGATAATCAATGAAGAACCGGTAATTGAACTCACACCCAAGAGACGCAAACGCAAAAAATCCATCATCGGTCAAATCGGCGGCGGCAAAAACAATCCGGGCGAAATCATAGATGTGGCGGTTATGCAGTCTTTAGTGTCCGGAGATGAGGTCAAGGAAATTGTAAGAAATTACGGCATGATAATTGTGGACGAATGTCATCATGTGTCGGCGTTCAGTTTCGAGCAGATACTGAAAACTGCAAACGCCAAATATGTCTACGGCCTGACTGCAACTCCAACGCGGCAGGACGGCCATCATCCAATTATTTATATGCAATGCGGAAAAATCCGTTATCGCGTGGACGCGAAGGAACAGGCGGCGGCGCGTCCGTTTGAACATTTTGTGATTCCGCGTTTCACGAGGTTTCAAAAACCGGCTCATCAGGACGAAAGCAAGTGGACGATTACCGATATTTACAATGATATTCAAAACAGTGAGCTTCGCAACAGCTTAATCATACAGGATGTTACCGCCGCCGTGGAACAAGGGCGGAATCCGATTATCCTCACCGAACGCACCGGGCATGTGAAATACTTGGCGTCTCAGTTAAAGCCGCGCATAAAAAACGTGATTGCTTTAACAGGCGGCGAAACCCAAAAGAAAAGCCGGGAAACCTTGAAAACCGTTGCCGGTATTGCTGAAGACGAATCTTTCGTTCTTGTTGCCACTGGGAAATATGTAGGCGAAGGTTTTGATATGCCGCGTTTGGATACGCTTTTTCTTGCTATGCCAATATCGTGGAAGGGAACGCTCCAACAGTACGCCGGGCGGCTGCACCGCTTATATGAAGGCAAGAATGAGGTTCAAGTTTACGATTATGTAGATGTTCATGTGGCAATGCTGGAAAAAATGTATCAGAAGCGTCTGAGAGGTTACGCCGCCATTGGATACAAAGCAAAGGGAACGCCGCAGCCGTTGGAAGAAGTTCACTCAATTTTTGACAGCCACACGTTTTTCCCGGTTTATTCCGTTGATATTTTGGCGGCTCAAACTGAAATTTTGATTGTCAGTCCATTTGTGACAAAGCGGCGGGTATTGTCTGCTTTGAATTATCTGGCTGCCGCCAGCGCGAAGATTACAGTTGTTACAAAACCGCCTGGAAACTATGTCGAAAAGGATAGGGTGAAAATCGCGGAGTGTATAGAGCTGCTTACACAACATGGTATTATTGTGAAAACAAAAGACCGGATCCATCAGAAATTCGCGATTATGGATCAGCGGGTCGTATGGTACGGAAGTATCAATTTTCTCAGCTATGGTACATCTGAAGAAAGCATTATGCGAATTGAGAATATGGACATTGCGGGGGAGCTAATGAGGAGCATATGAGAGATTTGTTGATAAAATATAGCGTTTAACGACCATTACCACTTTAATCTTCTGGCTAACTCGTCATATATGTTCTCTCTAGACCCCACCAGGGCAATCACTATTAATCTGCCTTCTTCGTCTATGTAATAGATAACCCGGTATTCCTTACCTTTAAATTTGTTATGCTGGGAACGGAGTTCCTTGTAAGGGCCAGATAGCTTGTTGTTTTTGTATGGGTTTTCAGCAATTTCATGGATTCTGTTATACAAAAAATCCCTTAAAGCAGGTTCCATCTTTTTGAGGTCTCTAACTGCGCCTTTGGATAGCCGGATTTCATATTCTTTCTTCATTCTCTATACTCCCAATGGCATCCTCCAAAGAAACAGTTTCCTCTTGAAGCCGTTCCTCTATGAATTTGTTAAAAGTCTTGTTTAAAATATCCTTTCGTTCAATAAGTTTGGCTTTAAGAGCTTTTCCTCTATATCCCAAATCCATTAAGTCTTTTAAAAGCAAATCTTCCATTTCGTCAGAAATCGTAATTTCCTTGACTTTCAATTCCTCGCCATCAAGATAAAATTTAAGTTTTGTGCCTTTTTTCCAATTAAATTTATCCCTAACCTCCTTTGGAACTGTTACCTGTCCTTTTGATGTTAAAGTTGTATACTCCATTAAGGATCCCTCCATGGTAATACCGTAATACTATAAAAATATATTATCACAAAAAAGTTAATTTGGGAATCCTTAGTGAACGAGAAAAGTAGTACTGTTCAATTGCGAATACGCATATAGTGTATTGACAATGTAAGTGAATATGCTTACAATATCAATACAGGAAGGGATTGATAATATGGCTTCTACAAGCATTACTATTCGTATGGACGAAAACCTAAAGAAGCAAGCGGAAAGGCTTTTTGAAGATATGGGCTTGAATATGACGACAGCTTTTACTATCTTTGCAAAGGCGGTTGTCCGGCAAGGAAAAATACCTTTTGAAATCACCGCTGACCCATTTTATGGCGAAAAAAACCAAGCGCGGTTAATGAAGTCTATCGCAAAGCTTGAAGCTGGTAAGGGTACGGCGCACGAATTGATAAAGGTAGAAGATGAATAATGAATAAGATATGGTTAAGATCTCAAAAACCCTTGTAGCACAAGGAATTTTGGATAAATTATGGTGCCGAAGGGGGGAGTTGAACCCCCACGATGTTGCCACCGGCGGATTTTGAGTCCGCTGCGTCTGCCAATTCCGCCACTTCGGCGCATCTTTATAAACCTGCACTTATGATGCTACCATAGCAAAAATTAGTTGTCAACATAGTGGCGGGTTAGGCTAAGAAGATCAGTCAAGGTTTTCGTACTTGGCAAATACTTTTCCGCACCTGCAGCCGTAAGTTACCAGGTGGTTGTTCAGGCGCTCCTGGATGCTCAGTATTCTTACCTTGCTCTGCAGTCCGTAAAGCATTTCTCCGCACCAGGGGCAGTTGTAGCCGGAAACGAGGTTCCTCGCCTTAACGGTACAAAATCCTGGCATTTTTGTCGCTTCCACGGTATAATCAGAGAAACCGAACCGCGATATCCGATACCGGTCAAGGATAGCGCGTATTGTTTTCAGCATTCTGTTTCTTGCCAAACCGGTTTGCGTATTTAAAAAAACTTCAACTGCCGTCCTGATTACTTCTTGATCTTCAACTGAAGGAAATTGGTAAACCTGCATGCCGCATGTCCTTTCTGAAAGTATATCTGATGCGGTTTTCAGCTGTTAAAAAAAGGGGCCTATTAAAACAGTTTTACACTTTTCTTCTTCTTTAATACCAAGGACGGGCCAACCTATAGACTATTCTAACACAGGTAATCTTTGTGGGACAAGTTAGAGGCGCCAGTTCTATAAAAGTTTTATAAAAAGAAAATACGAATAGATTTTTTTAGAAATAATAATTACAGGGGGCGTTTTGAAATAGACAGAAAAAAGCTGCGGGTGCTGGTTTTGTTTGGCGGACGTTCGGGGGAGCATGAGGTTTCCGTCCAGTCCGGTTCTGCTGTATTAAACGCTTTGGACAGGCAAAAATATGAGGTGATTCCCGTCAACATCGGCAAGGATGGAAGATGGCTCAAAAGCGCAGGCGCTCCTGATGTTTTGGACAATAAGGATAATGGTATGCCGGTAGCATTGCTTGGCGACCCTTTTGTAAAAGGGCTGGTTCAAACTGAATCTTTTCAGGGAAGCGCCGGTTTAGCCGGTGAGGTTGATCTGGTTTTTCCGGTCCTTCACGGTACCTATGGCGAGGACGGCACTGTCCAGGGTCTTCTTGAAATGGCGGACCTGCCTTATGTCGGGGGCGGGGTTTTAGCTTCCGCCGTAGGGATGGATAAAGTTATCATGAAGAAAGTCTTCGCCCAGGAGGGCATCCCGCAACCCCGTTTCTGGCACTGCCTGCGCAGCGAATGGGAAGGGAAAAGGGATTTTGTAATCAGCGAAGTGGAAAGAAATTTTACCTATCCATTGTTTGTTAAACCCGCCAATCTGGGTTCCAGCGTGGGGATATCCAAAGCCCACGACCGCCAGGAGCTTATTGAGGCGTTTGTTCTGGCTCTAAAATTTGACCGGAAAGCGATCGTCGAGGAATTTATCGACGGCAGGGAGATAGAAGTAGCTGTGCTGGGGAATGATGATCCGGTAGCCTCTGTTCCCGGGGAGGTCTTTTCTCTTAAGGAATATTACGATTATGAGGCAAAGTACAGGGACGGCCTGTCAAACTGGAAGGTGCCCGCTGAAATACCGGAGGAAACAACCAGGACTATTCAGGAACTGGCTGTTGCCGCCTTCAAATCGATTGACTGCGCAGGCATGGCCCGGGTGGACTTTTTTGTCACCAGAGGCGGCAGCCAGGTTTATGTAAATGAAATTAACACAATTCCGGGATTTACCCGTTTCAGCATGTACCCGAAGCTTTGGGAGCTTAGCGGGATTGGTTTTACGGAATTGCTGGACCGGCTCGTCGATTTGGCTCTTAAAAAACACCAGGAGAAGAAAAGGAATCAGACTTCTTTTGGCCTTTGACCATGAACAGGGGTAGCAAACCATGTATTTTCCCGTGTCCGGTGTCCATGTTTCACCCTTTGTCCCACCGGCGGTAGCTTTTCTTATCTCTACACTATCGACAGGAGCGGGAATATCCGGCGCCTTTTTAATACTGCCCTTTATGGTAAGCGTGCTGGGTTATACAAGCCCGGCTGCTACTCCGACCAATTTCATCTGCAACCTTGTGGCGGCACCCGGCGGAATGGTACGTTTCATAAAAGAGAGGCGGATGAACTGGCCTCTTACCTGGGTCATTGTCTCGGGGACCATTCCCGGAGTATTTGCCGGCGCCTGGATTAGAGTCGTTTTTTTACCGGACGCGAAAACTTTTAAATTGTTTATGGGCATTGTGCTGCTTGGTTTGGGCGCCTATCAGCTTTTTACCAGGAAGGGGCGCGGGAAGGGTGTATTGGAAGATAAATTCCTGGACAGGATAAAAAAACAGCCGGGCGGTAAATTAGTGTCCGGAATTCCCCCGGGGCTGACGGTTAAAACCGTCCTGGTGTCATTTAAAAGGATTGATTATGATTTTTGGGGGGAAACATATTCTTTCAATCCCTTAATACTTTTTGGAATAGCCCTGGCGGTGGGGCTGGTCGGAGGCGTTTACGGGATTAGCGGGGCCGCCATTATTGCCCCTGTTTGCGTTTCTGTTTTAAAGCTGCCCGTCTATACAATAGCGGGGTCGACACTGACCGGCAACTTTTTAACATCAATAGCGGGTATAGCCAGCTATTATTTCTTTTTTTCCTCAGCAAAACTGCAGGGCAATCCTGCGCCCGACTGGCTTTTGGGAGTTTTGTTCGGTTTGGGCGGGTTTTTAGGCACATACTCGGGCGCCTATCTGCAGAAGTTTTTGCCCGAGCGGCTGATCATTACCATCCTGGGCATCCTGGTTGTTATTTTAGCTGTAATCTACATCACAGGTTATTTTGCTTAGTTTGATAAGCTCTTCTTATGAAAAGTTTTTAAGGGGGGTAATGGGCTGATGGTTTTCCGGGACAGGATTGAAGCAGGGACAATGCTTGCACAAGCCATTCAGAAAATTTCTTTCGATGACGGCGTCGTTTTAGCCATACCCCGCGGGGGTGTTGTGGTCGGAGCTCAGGTAGCCCGCATACTGAAGGCTCCTCTTGATCTTATAATTCCCCGTAAAATAGGGACCTTTCACAATCCGGAGGCGGCTGTGGGCGCAGTTGCCCAGGACGGGACAGCGATTTACAATCACAGCGTCTTGAAGATGCTGGGCCTTAAAGAAGATGATTTGCAGGACGTTATCGCCGAACAGGTTGAAGAAATCCGCCGCCGGATGAAAATGTACCGGGGGCAGGAAGATTATCCGTCTTATGACAACAAGCAGGTGGTCCTGGTCGATGACGGCATAGCCACGGGTTATACCGTGATGGCGGCTCTGCGTTCGGTAAGAAAAATGTTTTCCTTGAAAAGATTGATCCTGGCGGTTCCGGTGGCGCCCGCCGATACGCTTGACGCGTTGAGAAGTGAAGTTGACGAAGTAATCTGCCTCGTCATCCCGCCGGTTTTTTACGCCGTGGGGCAGTTTTACATGGATTTTCAACAGGTCAGCGACGAAGAAGTCATTCAGCTGCTCAGGGAATTGTCAGCCTTGCGCCATTAAAGGGATAATAATGTAACTTTTGTTTATACTATTTCCTAGTTTAAACAAGATTACATTCGGAGGTGCAGTATTGAAGACAATTGCTGTTGAGGACACCCTGGGAAATGTCAAGGATTATCTGGAAAAGTCCGGCTACAAAGTAGTCAAGTTCACCGGGCAGGAGGATGCGGACGCATACGTAATCAGCGGTATGGACGACGATGTGATGGGTATGCAGGATATTATGACTGAAGTTCCTGTAATTGAAGCTGACGGGAAAACTCCTGAAGAAATTTTGAGCAGTTTAAGGGAAATGGATTGGCTGTAAAACTGAAGATTTAGCTTTATGTGGAGGAAGGAGCCAGGCTTTTGTTTGCCTGACTCCTTTTTGGTATGCTGCCCTGTATTTTTAATTATCCTGGGTTATGCTGACTTCCCTGACCAGTTCTTCTCCCGAACAATGGTTTATCGCCTGCATGATGCCCTGAACGATAAGATCGGCCATGCTCATAACAAGATTCAGCCTGGTGTTCTGGAGAACAAGATATTCCATAAACCCGCCTATGTTGACGACTCCGGTGATATGGATTTCTCCCACCGGGGGGAGGTTTTTGTTAACCCCGGCCCCGGGCTGTAAAGAACCATTTCCTATATTAATGCAGCCGACATTTTCCTGGTTGCCCAGGCAGGCGTCGATTGCTATTATAAACGGGTTTTCGTAGGTTTTCCGGATTTCTTCCAGCCTTTGCTCCAGGTTGCTGGCGTGTACCGGTTTGTCCAGCGTGCCGTATACGTCGAAGTAATCCTGCTCGATGGCGGAAAGTTTACTCCCCACCAAAGGGCCGAGACAATCCCCAGTTGAACGGTCCGTTCCTATGCAAAGCAGTATTGGGGAGTTGCTCAAGGCAGCGTTTCCGTTGAGCCTGCTTGCCAGGTCCCAGCCGAATTTGATGGCCGCGAGAGGATCCTCCAGGTGTATCCTGGTCCGGGTGTTTGCTGTTTCGGCTTTCTGGTTCAATTCAAGACCCTCCAAAAAAAGCTCCTCCTTAAAACAAAACTATTAAATAATATTTCCAAAGATAACCTTAAATATTCCTTTTTTGCATAAACATAACCGGGGGATTGTTTTGAGGCAAAATAAAAGTTCTCTGCTGCTTTTTAAAATTGCAATGGTCTATGCGGGCACGGTAATCGGCGCGGGTTTTGCCTCCGGCCAGGAGTTAATGCAGTTTTTTATGGTTTTTGGAGCGAAGGGTCTCTGGGGGATAGCGCTGGCCACTATGCTGTTTGTTTACCTGGGAGCGCTGATTATGCTTCTGGCCACGAAGCTGCGGACGGCTAATTATATTGAACTGCTCCAGTCTCTGATGGGGAAGCGGGCAGCCGGGCTGATGGACCTGCTTACCCTGATAATGCTCCCGGGCGGCCTTGTGGTCATGCTTGCCGGCAGCGGGGCGGTTTTTGCCGAACAGCTGGGCCTGCCCAACTGGCAGGGTACAATGCTGACGGTCTTGATTACCTGTATTGTGCTAATCAAAGGGCTGCCGGGGATATTGAATTTCAACCTGGTTCTCGTTCCTTTAAAAGTCATTGTTCTCGCGATAGTGTCGTTTTTGGCCATCCAGCATCAGGGAGGTCTGCCCAAGCCTTTTCCGGAGCTTCTGGAATACAAAAGGGTGGCCGCAAGCTGGGGCTGGTCGAGTATCCTGTATGTTTCCTATAACATGGTCGTTCCTGTCGCTCTGCTGTCTTCTTTGGGGAGATCCGTTCCGTTTAAAACAGGCATTGCCGGGGGCGCCCTGGGAGGGCTGATTCTTGGGGTTACGGCGGGGCTGATTACCCTGGCGGGCTTGTCGTTCTACCCGTCGGTGCTGGACTGCCAGGTGCCCGTCCTGTTTATTTCGCGTTCGGCGGGGTTTATTCTGCAGCTCTTGCTCGGCCTGCTGATTTGGATAGCCATGCTGACAACGACCATTGCCGATGCGCACGGGCTGGCCAGCCGCCTTGCTCCGGGGGAGGGGATGGGCTACAAGGTGGTAGGGATTGGAGCTACTCTTATCGCGATACCGCTGGCCGGCCTGAATTTCAATTTTCTGGTCCGGCTGCTTTATCCGCTTTTCGGCTATGCCGGGCTGATTCTGCTGGTGGCTCTTTTAATCGTGCCCTTCCGGAAATTGCGGATGAATTAGGGTCCGCCAAGCCAGACGCTTAAGTTTCTCAGCCGGGGCTCTTCAATCCCGGACTGGATGGCCGGGCCGTGGTCCAGCAGGGATTCGCTCTTGCTGTCGCTCAAGTTTTCTCTTCTTAGTTCGCCAATAATAGTTTCGCAGATATCTTCCATCAGGCGGTATTTTTTAACGCTGCCGCTCGTGTTCACAGCCTTGAAGATCGTCTGGTAGATATCTTCTCCCAGTATAGGCAGGTCCCGGACAGCCCTGTGCATCCATTTAAAATACGGCATGTATCTTTTATTGATCAGGAAGACCAGGGATATTACGTCCGAGTAGAATTTGCTTTCGGCGTACTGGGCTGCGACGTGTTCATGCCTTTTGGCGCAGCGCATATAGTTGTACTGGCCGTTCTGCGCTATGGCCATGCACCGGGCGGCCATTTTCTTCAGCCTGATGTCTTCCGGGTAAAATTCCAGCAGCTTGTTTCTGAAATAAGTAAACTCGCCCAGGGGATCATAGAAGACTTTGCCGTTTGTGCAGGCTGCCAGGTATCTTTCGGGAAGGGGAAACCACTCGTTTAGTTTTTCCGGCAGGCGTGAAATGCCGATGAACTTTTTGTAAAACTCGCCTATTTCAAAGACTCCGACTCTGCCCTCCCCAAATTCGCTGATTGTCCTGCTGAACCCTTCGAATTCATCGGGGAGGTTGTCGTATTCTTTTTGCAGCTGCTGTCCGATCTGCTCGAAGTCGTCTTTGGTCAGCCAGAGGCAAAAGGAGGGACCCCAGTCGTGGTCCCTGGAAATCTCGTCGTCAAATCCATAGCATTCCGAGCCGTCGCCCACAAGCCCCGCTGCTATCCTGTCCTTGAAGCCGGCGAATTTCCGGTTGATCATCGGGAGTCCGCACTTTATAAAATAATTTTCGCAAAGTTCCAGGCCTTTCATAACTTATCCTCACTTTCCAAAGGCAAGTAGAAGGCAAGTAGGGACAAAGGCAAGTAGGGACGGTTCTTGCTTGCTTGCTTGCTAAACATCCCGTAAATATTCTTGCCTTAGGAGGTCAACTGTCTACGTGCCCATGTTTGCCTTAGGCCGCCGTTGTCACGGTTCGCTTCGGACAGGACCAGGCGGTGCTGCAAAGGCGGCATGGCAGGCAGCACAACATCCCAAACATCAAATCCCTGACATCACTAAGTCATTTTAAGAACTTTGATAATATGCCGCTGGTTTCGCACAGCGGTCCTGTAACCGAAGCTTCACCGGGTGCTGTGGCGGCACTCCGCAATATCGCTCACCTGTGAATAACGACGCCCTCTGTCAAGGGGATCCCTTTCACTTTAATGGAATGACACCTGTATTGACACAAGAGAACCGTCCCCTTGTGTCCTTTGTCCCTTGTGTCCTTGCGTCTAGCTTTTTTGGAGTAGTTCGATCAGTTTTTTAATGTTTTGGTCGAGGGACTCCATCTGCCATTCCGGTGTATCTATTTTGCTGAATAATTCCTTTGATTTACGGAAGTTGTCTAAAGCGCCTTGATGATTGTTATCCATCGCGTGGATGTACGCTATGTTGCTGTACTGCATGGCCATGCCCCAGATATCGCCGAGTTTACTGTAAAGGGCCATCGATTCATCGTAAAATTTGAGTGCCTGCTTACTTTCCTGCCTGTCCCGGTAGGTGCTGCCGATGTTCATCAGCTGGGCTGCGATTGCCGTTTGATCGTCCAGTTCTTTAAAAATCTCCAGGGCTTTGTTAAAGTAGCCTTCCGCCTGGCTGCTCCTGTTCATCCGGGCGAGGATAAGCCCCATATTATTCAGCTGGCTGCCGACGCCTCTTTTGGCGCCTGCTTCTTTGTATTTTAAAAGAGCCTGCCCGAAGTATTTCAAGGCGTATTCCGTTTCCCCCAGGTCCTGGTGGACTGTTCCGATGCTGCATAATTGATCCGCTTCGTTCCTGATGTGTCCGGTTTCTCTAAAAATCGCCAGCGCATCTAGGTAGTAATTAAGGGCTGCTTGAGGATCATTTCTGGCGCTTTCCACAAAGCCCAGGTTGCCCAGAAAAATTCCTTCAAACCACCTGTCTTTTTCATCCCTGGCCAGTTCCAGGCCCAGGAAGAAGGCTTCCTCGGCCTCATCCAACTGCATAATAGAGAAAAATGAGTTTCCCTGGTTAAGGTAAGCCGGAAGGGTGGGGCATTCTGCTATGGAAAGCGAAT
The DNA window shown above is from Desulfotomaculum sp. and carries:
- a CDS encoding AbrB family transcriptional regulator; the protein is MEGSLMEYTTLTSKGQVTVPKEVRDKFNWKKGTKLKFYLDGEELKVKEITISDEMEDLLLKDLMDLGYRGKALKAKLIERKDILNKTFNKFIEERLQEETVSLEDAIGSIENEERI
- the yyaC gene encoding spore protease YyaC, giving the protein MNQKAETANTRTRIHLEDPLAAIKFGWDLASRLNGNAALSNSPILLCIGTDRSTGDCLGPLVGSKLSAIEQDYFDVYGTLDKPVHASNLEQRLEEIRKTYENPFIIAIDACLGNQENVGCINIGNGSLQPGAGVNKNLPPVGEIHITGVVNIGGFMEYLVLQNTRLNLVMSMADLIVQGIMQAINHCSGEELVREVSITQDN
- a CDS encoding phosphoribosyltransferase — translated: MVFRDRIEAGTMLAQAIQKISFDDGVVLAIPRGGVVVGAQVARILKAPLDLIIPRKIGTFHNPEAAVGAVAQDGTAIYNHSVLKMLGLKEDDLQDVIAEQVEEIRRRMKMYRGQEDYPSYDNKQVVLVDDGIATGYTVMAALRSVRKMFSLKRLILAVPVAPADTLDALRSEVDEVICLVIPPVFYAVGQFYMDFQQVSDEEVIQLLRELSALRH
- a CDS encoding transcriptional regulator — its product is MKDEELKAEYEKLKPRYDVISQIIEARTSQNITQEELALRVGTQKSNISRLESGMYNPSLDFLSKVARCLGKEVQVILK
- a CDS encoding D-alanine--D-alanine ligase produces the protein MDRKKLRVLVLFGGRSGEHEVSVQSGSAVLNALDRQKYEVIPVNIGKDGRWLKSAGAPDVLDNKDNGMPVALLGDPFVKGLVQTESFQGSAGLAGEVDLVFPVLHGTYGEDGTVQGLLEMADLPYVGGGVLASAVGMDKVIMKKVFAQEGIPQPRFWHCLRSEWEGKRDFVISEVERNFTYPLFVKPANLGSSVGISKAHDRQELIEAFVLALKFDRKAIVEEFIDGREIEVAVLGNDDPVASVPGEVFSLKEYYDYEAKYRDGLSNWKVPAEIPEETTRTIQELAVAAFKSIDCAGMARVDFFVTRGGSQVYVNEINTIPGFTRFSMYPKLWELSGIGFTELLDRLVDLALKKHQEKKRNQTSFGL
- a CDS encoding type II toxin-antitoxin system antitoxin, RelB/DinJ family, which gives rise to MASTSITIRMDENLKKQAERLFEDMGLNMTTAFTIFAKAVVRQGKIPFEITADPFYGEKNQARLMKSIAKLEAGKGTAHELIKVEDE
- a CDS encoding helicase translates to MEMLDMYIKPGKYVHFKGSEYDVIGTATHSETLEEVVIYRALYGDGGLWARPAAMWNEIVEHNGRHVKRFTHIDEVVQEPPTGIHNHSTPTEKVELFVSLFAGCDDVYAKRWENAKKGSAGYVPVCQNEWLPLCPKSGGGKIKCGECPNQNFVKYDAGAVEKHLKGQLTAGVYPMFSDETCKFLAFDFDGKDYSPEDLRRDVTAIREACAEKGISMAVERSRSGKGFHFWMFFAENIPTGTARKFGSSLITHAMSKHHALSFKTYDRMIPNQDTLPKGGFGNLIALPLQKIPREHGNSVFVDENFNAYADQWNYLYNVKKYTLEETESFIKQLSPSGELGDLRRDSEEEKPLEGKKPEQKLTRFDFPDTVKIVLANMLYVEKSGISSPALNALKRLAAFRNPEFYKAQAMRLSTFDKPRIISCSYETGQYLCLPRGLEDDVCELLEDNGVRIQFNDETNKGRKLDVRFKGDLRGEQQQAADALLAHNNGILSAATAFGKTVIGARLIADCKVNTLILVHRTNLLSQWIERMNEFLIINEEPVIELTPKRRKRKKSIIGQIGGGKNNPGEIIDVAVMQSLVSGDEVKEIVRNYGMIIVDECHHVSAFSFEQILKTANAKYVYGLTATPTRQDGHHPIIYMQCGKIRYRVDAKEQAAARPFEHFVIPRFTRFQKPAHQDESKWTITDIYNDIQNSELRNSLIIQDVTAAVEQGRNPIILTERTGHVKYLASQLKPRIKNVIALTGGETQKKSRETLKTVAGIAEDESFVLVATGKYVGEGFDMPRLDTLFLAMPISWKGTLQQYAGRLHRLYEGKNEVQVYDYVDVHVAMLEKMYQKRLRGYAAIGYKAKGTPQPLEEVHSIFDSHTFFPVYSVDILAAQTEILIVSPFVTKRRVLSALNYLAAASAKITVVTKPPGNYVEKDRVKIAECIELLTQHGIIVKTKDRIHQKFAIMDQRVVWYGSINFLSYGTSEESIMRIENMDIAGELMRSI